A window of the Cystobacter fuscus genome harbors these coding sequences:
- the moaD gene encoding molybdopterin converting factor subunit 1: MSSLTILYFAAARERAGLARESLEVPAGTRVGEVLSLLASRHPGLAPLLPHLRVAVNQEFSTSETEVPPGAEVALIPPVAGGSGGLFRVVDRPLRLEEVVEAVASEALGGLVTFSGAVRNQTKGRRVVRLEYEAYPPMAEKKLAEIGAEVAERFNGTRLAIVHRVGTLHPGELAVVIAAAAPHRKEAFLGCEHAIERLKQDVPIWKKEFFEDGEVWVGLGP, encoded by the coding sequence GTGTCCTCACTCACCATTCTCTATTTCGCCGCGGCGCGGGAGCGCGCGGGACTCGCGCGTGAGTCGCTGGAGGTGCCCGCCGGCACGCGGGTGGGGGAGGTGTTGAGCCTGCTGGCCTCGCGCCACCCCGGGCTCGCGCCGCTGCTGCCCCACCTGCGGGTGGCGGTGAACCAGGAGTTCTCCACGTCCGAGACCGAGGTGCCCCCGGGCGCCGAGGTGGCGTTGATTCCTCCCGTGGCGGGAGGCTCCGGTGGGTTGTTCCGGGTGGTGGACCGGCCGCTGCGCCTGGAGGAAGTGGTGGAGGCGGTGGCCAGCGAGGCGCTGGGGGGGCTGGTCACCTTCTCGGGGGCGGTGCGCAACCAGACGAAGGGCCGGCGCGTGGTGCGGCTGGAGTACGAGGCCTATCCGCCCATGGCGGAGAAGAAGCTGGCGGAGATTGGCGCCGAGGTGGCCGAGCGGTTCAACGGCACGCGGCTGGCGATCGTGCACCGGGTGGGAACGCTGCATCCGGGCGAGCTGGCGGTGGTGATCGCCGCCGCGGCGCCCCACCGCAAGGAGGCGTTCCTCGGGTGCGAGCACGCGATTGAGCGGCTCAAGCAGGACGTGCCCATCTGGAAGAAGGAATTCTTCGAGGATGGTGAGGTGTGGGTGGGCCTGGGGCCCTGA
- a CDS encoding AAA family ATPase — translation MGFELEVDNYRALRKIRWKAEGVCALVGPNGSGKTTLLSVLQFLRHAWIQDFGRALNAHGGALLFRHRQASIHEPVRFALAVGSARWEAEPSTSLLGVVFPVPERLIVDKKVVAEQRAGESGFRVLEENKNADGQSFLASVAVASPELRSAMEPLAVALSASVLYSFDAFWQLKREGSREGTDVWLSQDGRNAFTVMRNWIAGNRAYRPRWEWVRSGLRECFPDLFDDLDFAVAGQTVAAQFYGPGGGDPTPMHLAPNGLLMALLILCAVASADHGMVCIDEPENGLHPYAIQRLISLMRERAEARGLTIVLATHSPTLLNEFNDQLDHVFIMESGHESLPVRLDQHQNPEWLRNFALGDLYMNQTIAPQVQPKT, via the coding sequence ATGGGGTTCGAACTCGAGGTCGATAACTACCGCGCCCTGCGCAAGATTCGCTGGAAGGCGGAGGGTGTCTGCGCGCTCGTTGGACCCAATGGTAGCGGCAAGACGACCCTGCTGAGCGTGCTGCAATTTCTGAGGCATGCGTGGATTCAGGACTTTGGAAGAGCACTGAATGCACACGGCGGTGCCCTCCTCTTTCGTCACCGGCAAGCATCCATCCATGAGCCAGTCCGGTTCGCACTCGCTGTTGGAAGCGCCCGGTGGGAGGCCGAACCCTCTACGAGCTTGCTAGGTGTTGTTTTCCCAGTGCCCGAACGCCTTATCGTCGATAAGAAAGTCGTTGCGGAACAGCGAGCGGGTGAGTCGGGTTTTCGGGTTCTCGAGGAGAACAAGAACGCCGATGGTCAAAGTTTCCTGGCCTCTGTAGCGGTGGCCAGCCCGGAGCTGAGGAGCGCGATGGAGCCTCTGGCGGTCGCTCTGTCCGCCTCGGTTCTCTACAGCTTTGATGCCTTCTGGCAACTGAAGAGGGAAGGGTCAAGAGAGGGCACGGATGTCTGGCTCAGCCAGGACGGGCGTAATGCGTTCACGGTGATGCGCAACTGGATCGCGGGGAATAGAGCGTACCGGCCCCGTTGGGAGTGGGTGCGAAGTGGCCTGCGGGAGTGCTTTCCCGACTTGTTTGATGACCTTGACTTCGCGGTCGCTGGCCAGACTGTTGCCGCCCAGTTCTATGGACCTGGAGGCGGAGATCCGACACCGATGCACCTCGCTCCGAACGGGCTCCTCATGGCGCTTCTGATACTCTGCGCGGTCGCGTCAGCGGACCATGGCATGGTCTGCATCGACGAGCCGGAGAATGGTCTTCATCCGTATGCGATACAACGGCTCATCTCGCTCATGAGGGAGCGCGCTGAGGCGCGTGGGCTGACCATTGTGCTTGCTACTCACTCGCCGACGTTGCTGAACGAGTTCAACGACCAACTGGACCACGTCTTCATCATGGAGTCGGGGCATGAGTCCCTCCCCGTGAGGCTCGACCAGCACCAGAATCCGGAGTGGCTCCGGAACTTCGCGCTCGGCGACCTCTACATGAATCAGACGATCGCCCCGCAGGTCCAGCCGAAGACATGA
- a CDS encoding terpene synthase family protein, translating to MAASAAFHFNDKQMVARVPPDLGTVRREPRYARVDALIQTLVGRDEAVFDIQVDGTRHRIAWPIDFSEFRIIASTYPVSLDLSRRGHFPELEKLRAHMLQGDFDLLTYYTCSTVSPLYLQNSQDRMDWFFALDYFVDGPLVPPELREAVVRDLSAWLEDRRHVSRLPWVNMISALLRIVLEDIEREGLDTSRIVREIRGYYEGFLLEFDKQVPLPRYLENRGMSIGMRPELEFCFAYQGRPLPARDRDAAERMKHAAADLVALQNDVLSLRKEEEQEQEHLRLKSYFPISHEYVSFANDFYAARFGEFLAMRPRAPGPLEALWKMCGQWISGSLLWHLTSRRYDLGQFQVLA from the coding sequence ATGGCAGCGAGTGCTGCGTTCCATTTCAATGACAAGCAGATGGTCGCGAGGGTTCCGCCGGACCTGGGGACCGTCCGCCGGGAGCCCCGGTACGCGCGCGTCGACGCGCTCATCCAGACGCTGGTGGGAAGGGACGAGGCCGTCTTCGACATCCAGGTGGATGGCACGCGGCACCGGATCGCCTGGCCCATCGACTTCTCCGAATTCCGTATCATCGCGAGCACCTATCCCGTGTCCCTGGACTTGAGCAGGCGCGGGCATTTTCCGGAGCTGGAGAAGCTCCGTGCGCACATGCTCCAAGGGGATTTCGATCTGCTCACCTATTACACGTGCAGCACGGTCTCTCCGCTCTACCTCCAGAACAGTCAGGATCGGATGGACTGGTTCTTCGCCCTGGACTACTTCGTCGATGGGCCGTTGGTGCCGCCGGAGCTGCGCGAGGCGGTGGTACGCGACCTGTCGGCGTGGCTCGAGGACCGGCGCCACGTCAGCCGGCTGCCGTGGGTGAACATGATCAGCGCCCTGCTGCGCATCGTCCTGGAGGACATCGAGCGCGAGGGGCTCGACACCTCGCGCATCGTGCGGGAGATCCGCGGCTACTACGAGGGCTTCCTGCTGGAGTTCGACAAACAGGTGCCGCTCCCGCGCTACCTGGAGAACCGGGGCATGTCGATCGGCATGCGGCCGGAGCTCGAGTTCTGCTTCGCCTACCAGGGCAGGCCCCTGCCCGCGCGCGATCGGGACGCGGCCGAGCGGATGAAGCACGCCGCGGCCGACCTCGTCGCGTTGCAGAACGACGTGCTGTCCCTGCGCAAGGAGGAGGAGCAGGAGCAGGAGCACCTGCGCCTGAAGTCCTATTTCCCCATCAGCCACGAGTACGTGTCGTTCGCGAATGACTTCTACGCGGCCCGGTTCGGCGAGTTCCTGGCGATGCGTCCACGCGCCCCCGGTCCCCTGGAGGCTCTCTGGAAGATGTGCGGCCAGTGGATCTCCGGCAGTCTGCTGTGGCACCTCACCAGCCGGCGCTACGACCTGGGGCAGTTCCAGGTCCTAGCGTGA
- a CDS encoding ATP-binding protein — protein sequence MRALKQGSDDAQLTLGRATLLRALMELEQGNPEGCMALCAVRDETQAIVDFELIFSNDADVMKRVCPGLVVGHRLSEAASEALRSQFALLSQVVETRRAARSELREADCWLRGTVTPLLDGVLVRLQDVTALVRDVREHEARLEREQSGRREAEALAREQSRQLLAAQEKLVRSGGLMAAGQLAAGVGHEINNPLAFVTGNLHVALEQLGTLARELPPAAERLRETTRALDDARKGAERIRAIVKELRTLARASDTPPESVDVGAALELSLSMAMPHIRHRARVVRHVVPVPRVPGNESKLGQVILNLLINAAQAIPEGDAIRHAITVVTRMEGAQVVLEVRDTGKGMSAEVLARIFEPFFTTKLPGEGTGLGLPISLDIIRGMGGEMKVQSEPGRGSSFQLVLPVIHEATDPKPAPPVVKHPAPPRRRVLIVDDEPAIGTMMVRVLGRHHEVKVVHSGREALELLCGEPDYDRVFCDLMMGDMTGMDLHAALARRRPEYLPRVIFMTGGAFTDRARAFLAEASVERLDKPFEAGSLRERVERPLPGERERHSR from the coding sequence ATGCGGGCCTTGAAGCAAGGGAGCGACGACGCGCAACTGACGCTGGGAAGAGCGACGCTGTTGCGCGCCCTGATGGAGCTGGAGCAGGGCAACCCGGAGGGCTGCATGGCCCTGTGCGCCGTGCGGGATGAGACCCAGGCCATCGTCGACTTCGAGCTCATCTTCTCCAACGACGCCGACGTCATGAAGCGCGTCTGTCCGGGGCTCGTCGTGGGGCACAGGCTGAGCGAGGCCGCCTCCGAGGCGCTGCGGAGCCAGTTCGCCCTCTTGAGCCAGGTGGTGGAGACGCGGCGGGCCGCGCGGAGCGAGCTGCGGGAGGCGGACTGCTGGTTGCGCGGCACGGTCACCCCCTTGCTGGACGGCGTCCTCGTGCGCTTGCAGGACGTCACCGCGCTCGTGCGGGACGTGCGGGAGCACGAGGCGCGGCTCGAGCGGGAACAGTCGGGCCGGCGGGAAGCGGAGGCCCTGGCGCGAGAGCAGTCCAGACAACTGCTGGCGGCCCAGGAGAAGCTGGTGCGCTCCGGCGGGCTCATGGCGGCGGGCCAGCTCGCGGCGGGCGTGGGGCACGAAATCAACAACCCGCTGGCCTTCGTCACCGGCAATCTGCACGTGGCCCTGGAGCAGCTCGGCACGCTGGCACGTGAGCTGCCCCCCGCCGCCGAGCGGCTGCGCGAGACGACCCGAGCCCTGGATGACGCGCGCAAGGGCGCCGAGCGCATCCGCGCCATCGTGAAGGAGCTGCGGACCCTGGCGCGCGCGAGCGACACGCCCCCGGAGTCGGTGGACGTGGGCGCGGCCCTGGAGCTCAGCCTGTCCATGGCCATGCCGCACATCCGCCATCGGGCCCGGGTGGTGCGCCACGTCGTGCCCGTGCCGCGCGTGCCGGGCAACGAGTCCAAGCTGGGCCAGGTGATCCTCAACCTGTTGATCAACGCCGCCCAGGCCATCCCCGAGGGAGACGCGATCCGCCATGCCATCACCGTGGTGACCCGGATGGAGGGCGCCCAGGTGGTGCTCGAGGTGCGCGACACGGGCAAGGGAATGAGCGCGGAGGTCCTGGCGCGCATCTTCGAGCCCTTCTTCACCACCAAGCTCCCCGGCGAGGGCACCGGCCTGGGACTGCCCATCAGCCTGGACATCATCCGGGGCATGGGCGGAGAGATGAAGGTCCAGAGCGAGCCCGGACGCGGGAGCTCCTTCCAGCTCGTGCTGCCCGTCATCCACGAGGCCACGGACCCGAAGCCAGCCCCTCCGGTGGTGAAGCACCCGGCGCCGCCGCGCCGGCGCGTGCTCATCGTCGACGACGAGCCCGCCATCGGCACGATGATGGTGCGCGTGCTCGGGCGCCACCACGAGGTGAAGGTGGTGCACAGCGGGCGCGAGGCGCTCGAGCTGTTGTGCGGGGAGCCAGACTACGACCGGGTGTTCTGCGACCTGATGATGGGGGACATGACGGGGATGGATCTGCACGCGGCGCTCGCGCGGCGGCGGCCCGAGTACCTGCCGCGCGTCATCTTCATGACGGGCGGAGCCTTCACCGACCGGGCGCGGGCCTTCCTCGCGGAGGCCTCGGTGGAGAGACTCGACAAGCCCTTCGAGGCCGGCTCCCTGCGCGAGCGCGTGGAACGGCCCCTGCCGGGCGAGCGGGAACGGCACTCACGCTAG
- a CDS encoding M50 family metallopeptidase, translating into MHYLPLLLALGLLVALHELGHLVAARLLGLRVERYTLGFGPPVLSWRWRGTDYALGAVPLGGSVRIHGMNPHAPGLEPTDSTSFPAQRPWKRLLVLLGGPLANALFALGVLFALYTTGTHVVVPLTVGTITPGSEAARAQLLPGDRLVSVDGEPLESWSGFVELIARRPGRELRLGVERQGEEREVVVRPRLDERGVGRIGVSQQYVYRAHAPGQALLQALAHTGNLVLEGARMVERLLRGTQGIALANPLGVVKQSSGAAGSGLGAFLRVMVNLSMALAFFHLLPLPSLDGGRIVFVLIESISGRKVPARVETLVHAVGFVALLGVVLTVSLADLRQRMGRAQQGLDAREPGDSPLFLWEKNAGGTRPGTPSHVDDCPAPPPTPSGTTAASTPTNACTKTEAASAPR; encoded by the coding sequence ATGCACTACCTTCCCCTGCTCCTCGCGCTCGGCCTGCTCGTGGCGCTGCATGAACTGGGTCACCTGGTGGCCGCCCGGCTGTTGGGCCTGAGGGTGGAGCGGTACACGCTCGGCTTCGGTCCGCCCGTGCTCTCCTGGCGGTGGCGGGGGACGGACTACGCGCTGGGCGCGGTGCCGCTGGGCGGCTCCGTGCGCATCCACGGGATGAACCCCCACGCACCGGGCCTGGAGCCCACGGACTCCACGAGCTTCCCGGCACAGCGCCCCTGGAAGCGGCTGCTGGTGCTGCTCGGTGGGCCGCTGGCCAACGCGCTCTTCGCGCTCGGGGTCCTCTTCGCGCTCTACACCACCGGCACGCACGTCGTGGTGCCGCTCACGGTGGGCACCATCACCCCCGGCTCCGAGGCGGCGCGCGCCCAGTTGCTGCCCGGCGACCGGCTGGTGAGCGTGGATGGCGAGCCGCTGGAGAGCTGGAGTGGCTTCGTGGAGCTCATCGCGCGGCGGCCCGGACGCGAGCTGCGCCTGGGCGTCGAGCGTCAGGGCGAGGAGCGCGAGGTGGTGGTGCGGCCCCGGCTGGACGAGCGGGGCGTGGGGCGCATTGGCGTGAGCCAGCAGTACGTGTACCGCGCGCACGCGCCCGGCCAGGCGCTGCTGCAGGCACTGGCGCACACGGGCAACCTCGTGCTCGAGGGCGCGCGCATGGTGGAGCGGCTGCTGCGCGGCACGCAGGGCATCGCCCTGGCCAACCCGCTGGGCGTGGTGAAGCAGTCCTCGGGGGCGGCGGGCAGCGGCCTGGGCGCCTTCCTGCGGGTGATGGTCAACCTGTCCATGGCCCTCGCCTTCTTCCACCTGCTCCCCCTGCCCTCGCTGGATGGGGGACGCATCGTGTTCGTGCTCATCGAGTCGATCAGCGGCCGCAAGGTGCCCGCGCGCGTGGAGACGCTGGTGCACGCGGTGGGCTTCGTCGCCCTGCTGGGCGTGGTGCTGACGGTGTCGCTCGCGGATCTCCGCCAGCGCATGGGCCGTGCCCAACAGGGCCTCGACGCGCGCGAGCCCGGTGACAGCCCCCTCTTCCTCTGGGAGAAGAACGCGGGGGGAACCCGGCCCGGCACCCCCTCCCACGTGGACGACTGCCCCGCCCCACCACCGACGCCTTCCGGAACCACCGCCGCCAGCACTCCGACGAACGCTTGCACCAAGACCGAGGCGGCGAGCGCTCCCCGCTGA
- a CDS encoding NUDIX domain-containing protein — MASYKNPVPTVDCIIELAGERVVLIRRKNPPLGWALPGGFVDEGERLDVAAVREVKEETGLDVELVEQFFTYSDPSRDPRRHTLSTVFIGRARGEPRGADDAAEAKAFPVDALPRELCFDHGTILADYLTYKRTGQRRKL; from the coding sequence ATGGCCTCGTACAAGAACCCCGTGCCCACCGTGGACTGCATCATCGAGTTGGCCGGCGAGCGCGTCGTGCTCATCCGCCGCAAGAATCCGCCCCTGGGCTGGGCCCTGCCCGGTGGCTTCGTGGACGAGGGCGAGCGCCTGGACGTGGCGGCGGTGCGCGAGGTGAAGGAGGAGACGGGCCTGGACGTGGAGTTGGTGGAGCAGTTCTTCACCTACTCGGACCCGAGCCGGGATCCCCGCCGGCACACCCTCTCCACCGTCTTCATCGGCCGGGCCCGGGGCGAGCCCCGGGGCGCGGATGACGCCGCCGAGGCCAAGGCCTTCCCGGTGGACGCCCTGCCCCGCGAGCTGTGCTTCGACCATGGCACCATCCTCGCCGACTACCTGACCTACAAGCGCACCGGCCAGCGCCGCAAGCTCTGA
- the acs gene encoding acetate--CoA ligase, with amino-acid sequence MAETPRPNPQALESVLVENRLFPPPEDFSRRAHIGSMEDYRRLWDEAEKNPEAYWGARAREELYWKEPFQTVLDWKPPHARWFVEGRTNLAYNCLDRHLPALKDKTAILFEGEPGDRRKVTYGELSRQVNQLANGLRALGVKKGDRVGIYLPMVPEAAVAMLACARVGAVHSVVFGGFSAEALLERMNDAGARVLLTADGGWRKGAVVPLLDNVRKALPQMKNLEHVVVLQRTTQGALRLEGKEQSWSELTQKQSDVCEPEWVESEHPLFILYTSGSTGKPKGVLHTTGGYAVFASLSSRWVFDLKKEDVYWCTADIGWVTGHSYVVYGPLMNGVTSVIYEGALTHPGADRTWELIAREKISILYTAPTAIRAFMRLGDDIPRKHDMSSLRLLGSVGEPINPEAWMWYRDVIGGGRCPVVDTWWQTETGGIMLSPLPGATPTKPGSATLPLPGIHTEVLDKQGKPVGANQGGQLFITRPWPSMLRTVYGDPQRYVNTYFSELPGVYFTGDGARRDDDGYFWLMGRVDDVVNVAGHRLGTAEVESALVAHKSVAEAAVVGRPDDLKGTALVAFITLKKGVGHSPELKKELASHVGKEIGAIARPDEIRFAEGLPKTRSGKIMRRLLRDVASGKQTTGDTTTLEDLNVLATLRSDEE; translated from the coding sequence ATGGCTGAAACACCGCGTCCGAACCCGCAGGCTTTGGAATCCGTCCTCGTGGAGAACCGGCTCTTTCCCCCTCCGGAGGACTTCTCGCGCCGCGCGCACATCGGCAGCATGGAGGACTACCGCCGGCTGTGGGACGAGGCGGAGAAGAATCCCGAGGCGTACTGGGGCGCGCGGGCGCGCGAGGAGCTGTACTGGAAGGAGCCCTTCCAGACGGTGCTCGACTGGAAGCCGCCGCATGCGCGCTGGTTCGTCGAGGGGCGCACCAACCTCGCGTACAACTGCCTGGATCGGCACCTGCCGGCGCTCAAGGACAAGACGGCCATCCTCTTCGAGGGCGAGCCGGGAGATCGGCGCAAGGTGACGTACGGAGAGCTGTCGCGGCAGGTGAATCAGCTCGCCAACGGCCTGCGCGCGCTGGGCGTGAAGAAGGGGGACCGGGTGGGCATCTACCTGCCCATGGTGCCCGAGGCGGCGGTGGCGATGCTCGCGTGTGCGCGCGTGGGCGCGGTGCACTCGGTGGTGTTCGGCGGCTTCTCGGCCGAGGCGCTGCTCGAGCGCATGAACGACGCGGGGGCGCGGGTGCTGCTCACCGCGGATGGCGGCTGGCGCAAGGGCGCGGTGGTGCCGCTGCTGGACAACGTGCGCAAGGCGCTGCCGCAGATGAAGAACCTGGAGCACGTGGTGGTGCTCCAGCGCACCACGCAGGGGGCGCTGCGCCTGGAGGGCAAGGAGCAGTCCTGGAGCGAGCTGACCCAGAAGCAGTCGGATGTCTGCGAGCCGGAGTGGGTGGAGAGCGAGCACCCGCTGTTCATCCTCTACACCTCGGGCAGCACGGGCAAGCCCAAGGGCGTGCTGCACACGACGGGCGGCTACGCGGTGTTCGCCTCGCTGTCCTCGCGCTGGGTGTTCGACCTGAAGAAGGAGGATGTCTACTGGTGCACCGCGGACATCGGCTGGGTGACGGGCCACAGCTACGTCGTCTACGGCCCGCTGATGAATGGCGTCACCTCGGTCATCTACGAGGGAGCGCTCACGCACCCGGGCGCGGATCGCACGTGGGAGCTCATCGCCCGCGAGAAGATCTCCATCCTCTACACGGCGCCCACGGCCATCCGCGCCTTCATGCGCCTGGGGGATGACATCCCGCGCAAGCACGACATGTCCTCGCTGCGGCTGCTCGGCTCGGTGGGTGAGCCCATCAACCCGGAAGCGTGGATGTGGTACCGCGACGTGATTGGCGGCGGGCGCTGCCCGGTGGTGGACACGTGGTGGCAGACGGAGACGGGCGGCATCATGCTCTCGCCCCTGCCGGGCGCGACGCCCACCAAGCCCGGAAGTGCCACGCTGCCCCTGCCCGGCATCCACACGGAGGTGCTCGACAAGCAGGGCAAGCCGGTGGGGGCGAACCAGGGCGGCCAGCTCTTCATCACCCGGCCGTGGCCGTCGATGCTGCGCACGGTGTATGGGGATCCGCAGCGCTACGTGAACACGTACTTCAGCGAGCTGCCCGGTGTGTACTTCACCGGTGACGGCGCGCGGCGGGACGACGACGGCTACTTCTGGCTGATGGGCCGCGTGGATGACGTGGTGAACGTGGCGGGCCACCGCCTGGGCACCGCCGAGGTGGAGAGCGCGCTCGTCGCCCACAAGTCCGTGGCCGAGGCGGCGGTGGTGGGCCGTCCGGACGACTTGAAGGGCACGGCGCTGGTGGCCTTCATCACGCTCAAGAAGGGCGTGGGCCACTCGCCGGAGCTCAAGAAGGAGCTGGCCTCGCACGTGGGCAAGGAGATTGGCGCCATCGCCCGGCCGGATGAGATCCGCTTCGCGGAAGGGCTGCCCAAGACGCGCTCGGGGAAGATCATGCGTCGGCTGTTGCGTGACGTGGCCAGCGGCAAGCAGACCACGGGCGACACCACGACGCTCGAGGACCTCAACGTCCTCGCGACGCTGCGCAGCGACGAGGAGTAG
- a CDS encoding CinA family protein: MMSESPDVLAVEVSRRCREKGVRLVLVEACTGGLVCARLTEVPGASSVVERGFIPYSNEAKVEQLGVPLELLQAHGSVSAEAVEALAHAALERSRADWAVAETGIAGPTGGTPHKPVGLAFLAVMRRGGRAEVERHVFTGDRSEVRRAISNRVMALLLARLESES; encoded by the coding sequence ATGATGAGCGAGTCCCCGGATGTATTGGCGGTGGAGGTGTCGCGGCGCTGTCGTGAGAAGGGCGTGCGGTTGGTGCTGGTGGAGGCCTGTACGGGCGGCCTCGTGTGTGCACGGCTGACGGAGGTGCCGGGCGCGTCGTCCGTGGTGGAGCGCGGTTTCATCCCGTACTCGAACGAAGCCAAGGTGGAGCAGTTGGGCGTGCCGCTGGAGTTGCTCCAGGCGCATGGCTCGGTGAGCGCGGAGGCGGTGGAGGCGCTGGCCCACGCCGCGCTGGAGCGCTCCCGCGCGGACTGGGCGGTGGCGGAGACGGGCATCGCGGGACCAACGGGAGGCACACCGCACAAGCCGGTGGGGCTGGCCTTCCTCGCGGTGATGCGCCGGGGTGGGCGGGCCGAGGTGGAGCGCCATGTCTTCACGGGAGACCGGAGCGAGGTGCGCCGTGCCATCTCGAACCGCGTGATGGCCCTGCTGCTCGCTCGGCTGGAGTCCGAATCGTGA